In the Ipomoea triloba cultivar NCNSP0323 chromosome 6, ASM357664v1 genome, one interval contains:
- the LOC116021921 gene encoding protein IMPAIRED IN BABA-INDUCED STERILITY 1-like isoform X2 produces MGPTQNRVFREAREEQIGQGTYSTVFRARDLESGRIVALKKVRFDNFEPESVRFMAREIMILRKLDHPNIIKLEGIITSRLSCSIYLVFEYMEHDVSGLLSSPDVKFSESQVKCYMKQLLSGLEHCHSRGIMHRDIKGANLLVNNDGILKIGDFGLANYYNLGNRHPLTSRVVTLWYRPPELLLGSTDYGASVDIWSVGCVFGELLTGKPILQGRTEVEQLHKIFKLCGSPPDDYWKKSKLPHATLFKPQHPYESCLWETFKDLPKTAVSLIESFLTVEPNKRQNATSALGSEYFKTKPYACDPSSLPKYPPCKEIDAKHREEARRKRPSGRTRGPETTRKPTRKQNGINKLAPEENLNVQTQGAHRSKASSLCSHKEGDSVIALQQPKPSIDVMEEASYAKNSSEADVPFSGPLQVSGSSGFSWAKRRSNDSSVRSRSRSSSRSLVFEPSIGLPTRSNLESKRQENGELRNGSRTNSKGQNSYDNAKRAAIEHWSQLERPDSFDASDSYHSQDLSLALYLKEEMALKRMNVVQDHGDKVEFSGPLLSQSHRVDELLEKHERHIRQAVRRSWFQRVRRNGK; encoded by the exons ATGGGTCCCACTCAGAACCGAGTCTTTCGAGAAGCTCGAGAAG AGCAGATTGGTCAAGGTACATATAGCACTGTATTCCGGGCTCGTGATCTAGAGAGTGGGAGGATAGTTGCACTGAAGAAGGTGCGGTTTGATAATTTTGAACCAGAGAGTGTTCGATTTATGGCTAGAGAAATCATGATTCTTCGCAAGCTTGACCACCCAAACATCATAAAATTGGAAGGGATAATTACTTCACGGTTATCCTGTAGCATATATCTTGTGTTCGAGTACATGGAGCATGATGTTTCGGGACTCTTGTCTAGCCCCGATGTCAAGTTCAGTGAATCACAG GTGAAATGCTACATGAAACAATTGTTATCTGGACTTGAGCACTGTCATTCTCGTGGCATAATGCATCGAGATATAAAAGGAGCCAATCTTTTGGTAAACAATGACGGCATCTTAAAGATTGGCGATTTTGGATTGGCTAACTACTATAACCTTGGCAACAGGCATCCATTAACCAGTCGAGTTGTCACATTATGGTATCGTCCTCCCGAGCTTTTGTTAGGTTCCACAGATTATGGAGCTTCTGTGGATATCTGGAGTGTTGGATGCGTTTTTGGTGAACTTCTTACTGGTAAACCGATCCTTCAGGGGAGAACTGAG GTTGAACAGCTgcacaaaattttcaaactttgtGGATCTCCGCCAGATGACTACTGGAAGAAATCGAAACTTCCTCACGCAACTCTCTTCAAACCGCAGCATCCTTATGAAAGCTGTCTTTGGGAGACCTTCAAAGATCTACCTAAAACAGCTGTCTCGTTGATTGAATCTTTTCTTACCGTGGAACCAAATAAGCGTCAGAATGCCACTTCTGCACTCGGATCTGAG tATTTCAAGACAAAGCCTTATGCTTGTGATCCTTCAAGCTTGCCCAAGTATCCGCCATGCAAAGAAATTGATGCTAAACATCGTGAGGAAGCTAGAAG GAAGAGACCTAGTGGAAGGACACGCGGACCAGAGACCACGAGAAAGCCAACTAGAAAACAAAATGGAATCAATAAACTGGCACCCGAGgag AACCTAAATGTTCAAACTCAAGGTGCCCATAGAAGTAAAGCCAGTAGTCTATGTAGTCATAAAGAGGGAGATAGTGTTATAGCTCTGCAGCAGCCTAAGCCATCGATTGATGTGATGGAAGAGGCATCTTATGCAAAGAATTCATCCGAGGCCGATGTCCCCTTTTCAGGTCCATTGCAGGTGTCTGGATCGAGTGGCTTCTCGTGGGCCAAAAGACGGTCTAATGATTCATCAGTGCGATCAAGGAGTAGGTCTAGTTCGAGAAGCCTCGTATTTGAACCTTCGATTGGATTACCGACGAGGAGTAACTTGGAGTCGAAAAGGCAAGAAAACGGTGAACTCAGAAATGGAAGCCGCACCAATTCTAAGGGCCAGAATTCCTATGACAATGCCAAGCGGGCTGCGATTGAACATTGGAGTCAATTAGAACGCCCGGATTCCTTTGATGCTTCTGACAGCTATCATTCGCAAGACCTTTCACTAGCGCTCTACTTGAAAGAAGAAATGGCTCTCAAGAGAATGAATGTG GTTCAAGATCACGGTGACAAGGTTGAATTTTCGGGACCTTTGCTATCTCAATCACATAGAGTAGATGAGCTATTGGAAAAACACGAGCGTCATATCCGCCAAGCAGTTCGTCGATCATGGTTCCAGAGAG TTAGGAGAAATGGGAAGTAG
- the LOC116021921 gene encoding protein IMPAIRED IN BABA-INDUCED STERILITY 1-like isoform X1: MGCVASKQAVSVTPAVDHSGVLRDDVVGSGRGRVGSGGLGMGLEFDLKKVKKRGDSVLSAGSELGESGRASSNGCGSESVSFRLGNLHKYVEGEQVAAGWPAWLSAVAGEAIQGWVPLRTESFEKLEKIGQGTYSTVFRARDLESGRIVALKKVRFDNFEPESVRFMAREIMILRKLDHPNIIKLEGIITSRLSCSIYLVFEYMEHDVSGLLSSPDVKFSESQVKCYMKQLLSGLEHCHSRGIMHRDIKGANLLVNNDGILKIGDFGLANYYNLGNRHPLTSRVVTLWYRPPELLLGSTDYGASVDIWSVGCVFGELLTGKPILQGRTEVEQLHKIFKLCGSPPDDYWKKSKLPHATLFKPQHPYESCLWETFKDLPKTAVSLIESFLTVEPNKRQNATSALGSEYFKTKPYACDPSSLPKYPPCKEIDAKHREEARRKRPSGRTRGPETTRKPTRKQNGINKLAPEENLNVQTQGAHRSKASSLCSHKEGDSVIALQQPKPSIDVMEEASYAKNSSEADVPFSGPLQVSGSSGFSWAKRRSNDSSVRSRSRSSSRSLVFEPSIGLPTRSNLESKRQENGELRNGSRTNSKGQNSYDNAKRAAIEHWSQLERPDSFDASDSYHSQDLSLALYLKEEMALKRMNVVQDHGDKVEFSGPLLSQSHRVDELLEKHERHIRQAVRRSWFQRVRRNGK; the protein is encoded by the exons ATGGGGTGTGTGGCGTCGAAGCAGGCAGTGTCGGTGACTCCGGCGGTTGACCATTCGGGGGTTCTCCGGGATGACGTCGTCGGGTCGGGTCGTGGCCGGGTCGGGAGCGGCGGGTTGGGGATGGGGCTGGAGTTTGATTTGAAGAAGGTGAAGAAGCGAGGTGACTCGGTGCTGAGTGCGGGGAGCGAGTTGGGTGAGTCGGGGCGGGCGAGTTCCAACGGGTGTGGTAGCGAGTCAGTGAGCTTTAGGCTTGGGAATTTGCACAAGTACGTGGAGGGCGAGCAAGTGGCCGCCGGTTGGCCGGCCTGGCTCAGTGCGGTGGCCGGAGAAGCTATTCAAGGATGGGTCCCACTCAGAACCGAGTCTTTCGAGAAGCTCGAGAAG ATTGGTCAAGGTACATATAGCACTGTATTCCGGGCTCGTGATCTAGAGAGTGGGAGGATAGTTGCACTGAAGAAGGTGCGGTTTGATAATTTTGAACCAGAGAGTGTTCGATTTATGGCTAGAGAAATCATGATTCTTCGCAAGCTTGACCACCCAAACATCATAAAATTGGAAGGGATAATTACTTCACGGTTATCCTGTAGCATATATCTTGTGTTCGAGTACATGGAGCATGATGTTTCGGGACTCTTGTCTAGCCCCGATGTCAAGTTCAGTGAATCACAG GTGAAATGCTACATGAAACAATTGTTATCTGGACTTGAGCACTGTCATTCTCGTGGCATAATGCATCGAGATATAAAAGGAGCCAATCTTTTGGTAAACAATGACGGCATCTTAAAGATTGGCGATTTTGGATTGGCTAACTACTATAACCTTGGCAACAGGCATCCATTAACCAGTCGAGTTGTCACATTATGGTATCGTCCTCCCGAGCTTTTGTTAGGTTCCACAGATTATGGAGCTTCTGTGGATATCTGGAGTGTTGGATGCGTTTTTGGTGAACTTCTTACTGGTAAACCGATCCTTCAGGGGAGAACTGAG GTTGAACAGCTgcacaaaattttcaaactttgtGGATCTCCGCCAGATGACTACTGGAAGAAATCGAAACTTCCTCACGCAACTCTCTTCAAACCGCAGCATCCTTATGAAAGCTGTCTTTGGGAGACCTTCAAAGATCTACCTAAAACAGCTGTCTCGTTGATTGAATCTTTTCTTACCGTGGAACCAAATAAGCGTCAGAATGCCACTTCTGCACTCGGATCTGAG tATTTCAAGACAAAGCCTTATGCTTGTGATCCTTCAAGCTTGCCCAAGTATCCGCCATGCAAAGAAATTGATGCTAAACATCGTGAGGAAGCTAGAAG GAAGAGACCTAGTGGAAGGACACGCGGACCAGAGACCACGAGAAAGCCAACTAGAAAACAAAATGGAATCAATAAACTGGCACCCGAGgag AACCTAAATGTTCAAACTCAAGGTGCCCATAGAAGTAAAGCCAGTAGTCTATGTAGTCATAAAGAGGGAGATAGTGTTATAGCTCTGCAGCAGCCTAAGCCATCGATTGATGTGATGGAAGAGGCATCTTATGCAAAGAATTCATCCGAGGCCGATGTCCCCTTTTCAGGTCCATTGCAGGTGTCTGGATCGAGTGGCTTCTCGTGGGCCAAAAGACGGTCTAATGATTCATCAGTGCGATCAAGGAGTAGGTCTAGTTCGAGAAGCCTCGTATTTGAACCTTCGATTGGATTACCGACGAGGAGTAACTTGGAGTCGAAAAGGCAAGAAAACGGTGAACTCAGAAATGGAAGCCGCACCAATTCTAAGGGCCAGAATTCCTATGACAATGCCAAGCGGGCTGCGATTGAACATTGGAGTCAATTAGAACGCCCGGATTCCTTTGATGCTTCTGACAGCTATCATTCGCAAGACCTTTCACTAGCGCTCTACTTGAAAGAAGAAATGGCTCTCAAGAGAATGAATGTG GTTCAAGATCACGGTGACAAGGTTGAATTTTCGGGACCTTTGCTATCTCAATCACATAGAGTAGATGAGCTATTGGAAAAACACGAGCGTCATATCCGCCAAGCAGTTCGTCGATCATGGTTCCAGAGAG TTAGGAGAAATGGGAAGTAG
- the LOC116023017 gene encoding probable LRR receptor-like serine/threonine-protein kinase At1g74360 isoform X1, with amino-acid sequence MKKKEWLFEIMSEDQESCNLFRVGLISFLLLITGSLVGGDSLGTDKQVLLSLKTFLEGQNRVNRGSKYTLWNSTDESPCKWPGISCDGVGNRVTGVNLSGDNLAGKIFDNFSALTGLTYLDLSKNTLENAVPADLGTCRSLRFLNLSHNIIDGELNLTGLYSLEILDLSMNRLGGEIWPVFPGICNNLVVMNISNNGFSGEIGNAFARCSNLEYLDLSTNNLSGGLPFGIDKLRGFSVGQNNISGELPSWIFRQNCSLQALDLSENKFSGELPKEISYCKDLSMLNLWGNSFSGLIPEEIGFIQGLETLYLGNNKFSSSIPDTLSGLKNLLYLDLSKNGFGGEIQEIFGRFTQVKFLLLNGNAYTGGIISSGIPNLANLSRLDLSENSFSGPLPAEISQMTNLKFLILAFNHFTGTIPSEYGSFPVIQALDLSFNSLSGSIPQSLGRLASLLWLTLASNSLTGEIPGELGNCSSLLWLNLENNRLSGSIPAELANIGSNPMPTFLLNRDEDKIIPSSSGECQIMKRWIPADYPPFSFVYPLLTGKKCRSLWDKLLKGYGLFQFCGAGINVRTFQISGYVQLCNNKLSGLVPPEIGKMQSFSMLHIGYNNFHGKFPSEIGKMPLVVLNVTQNKFSGQIPPQIGNMKCLLNLDLSHNNFSGQFPTSLNNLTDLNKFNISYNPYIYGVIPPIGQLATFEKSSFLGDPLLNLPSFIDNSTENQPDKHENPKKTTNLGTFLVFAALVLAFIVCGVIFFVVCLVVKETSEKSPADYLLEDTKIRHDSSSPDGSSSPWFPSAVKVIRLDKKFFTHSDIVNATGNFSADRIVGRGGFGTVYRGVLPDGREVAVKKLQREGIEGEREFMAEMEVLSGNGFGWPHPNLVTLYGWCLDGSEKLLVYEFMGGGSLEDMITDRVKFSWKKRIKAAIDVAKALVFLHHECHPCIVHRDVKASNVLLDRDGGARVTDFGLARFMDSSKTHVSTMMAGTVGYVAPEYGQTWQATTRGDVYSYGVLAMELATGRRAVDGGEECLLEWARRVMGDGRQGFSSRGVIPVALLVSGLADGAEEMCELLRIGIRCTAETPCLRPNMKEVLNMLLRIKFADHHHGS; translated from the exons atgaagaagaaagaGTGGCTGTTCGAGATCATGTCGGAAGATCAAGAAAGTTGTAATCTTTTTCGTGTCGGGTTAATCAGTTTCTTGCTGTTAATTACAG GGAGTCTTGTCGGCGGAGATTCACTGGGGACTGATAAGCAAGTGCTGCTCAGCTTGAAGACATTTCTTGAGGGTCAGAATCGTGTAAACAGAGGATCAAAGTATACGCTATGGAATTCCACGGATGAATCGCCGTGTAAATGGCCGGGAATTTCCTGTGACGGCGTGGGGAATCGAGTCACCGGCGTTAATCTCTCCGGGGATAACCTGGCCGGGAAAATTTTCGACAACTTCTCGGCGTTAACCGGCCTGACATACCTCGACCTGTCGAAGAACACACTCGAAAACGCCGTTCCGGCGGATTTGGGCACGTGTCGGAGCCTCAGATTCTTAAACTTGTCGCACAACATCATTGATGGAGAGCTCAATCTGACAGGGCTGTATAGCTTGGAGATTCTTGATTTGTCGATGAACAGACTTGGAGGTGAAATCTGGCCGGTTTTCCCCGGAATTTGCAACAATTTGGTGGTTATGAACATTTCCAACAATGGATTCTCCGGCGAGATTGGAAACGCCTTTGCCAGGTGTAGCAATTTGGAGTATCTTGATCTCAGCACCAACAATCTCTCCGGCGGATTGCCGTTCGGGATTGATAAGCTGAGAGGGTTTTCTGTGGGGCAGAACAACATTTCCGGGGAGCTGCCTTCTTGGATTTTCAGGCAAAATTGCAGCTTGCAGGCCCTGGATTTGTCGGAAAACAAATTCTCAGGCGAGTTGCCGAAGGAGATTTCTTATTGCAAGGATTTAAGTATGCTGAACTTGTGGGGAAACAGCTTCTCAGGGCTTATTCCTGAGGAAATTGGATTCATCCAGGGCCTGGAAACATTGTACCTGGGAAACAACAAGTTTTCAAGTTCGATTCCAGATACTCTGTCCGGCCTGAAAAACTTACTCTATCTAGACCTCAGCAAGAACGGGTTTGGAGGCGAAATTCAAGAAATTTTCGGGCGATTCACACAGGTAAAATTCCTACTCCTAAATGGGAATGCTTATACTGGAGGGATCATCTCTTCAGGAATTCCCAACCTGGCTAACCTGTCTCGGTTGGATCTTAGCGAAAACAGCTTCTCGGGTCCATTGCCAGCCGAGATTTCTCAAATGACTAACTTGAAGTTCTTAATTCTTGCCTTCAACCACTTCACTGGAACCATACCTTCAGAATATGGGAGTTTTCCTGTAATCCAAGCCCTCGATCTGTCCTTCAACAGCCTTTCGGGGTCTATCCCGCAAAGCCTGGGGAGATTAGCCTCACTTTTGTGGTTAACCCTAGCAAGCAATTCACTGACAGGTGAAATCCCAGGGGAATTAGGGAATTGCAGCAGCCTGCTATGGCTAAATCTCGAAAACAATCGCCTTTCTGGTTCCATTCCAGCCGAGTTAGCAAACATTGGCTCGAATCCAATGCCAACGTTCTTGCTTAACCGGGACGAAGATAAGATCATCCCCAGTTCATCTGGAGAGTGTCAAATCATGAAAAGATGGATTCCAGCTGATTATCCCCCATTCAGCTTTGTATATCCTCTGCTGACAGGGAAAAAATGCAGAAGCCTCTGGGACAAACTCCTAAAAGGCTATGGCCTGTTTCAATTTTGTGGGGCAGGGATTAACGTTCGGACTTTCCAGATTTCAGGATATGTACAACTTTGTAACAACAAATTATCCGGTTTGGTCCCTCCAGAAATCGGTAAAATGCAGAGTTTTAGCATGCTGCATATAGGGTATAACAATTTCCATGGAAAATTCCCTTCCGAAATTGGCAAAATGCCTCTAGTAGTACTCAACGTGACACAGAACAAATTCTCCGGCCAAATTCCGCCGCAGATTGGGAACATGAAGTGCCTGCTGAATCTTGATTTATCCCACAACAATTTCTCCGGCCAATTTCCGACCAGCCTCAACAACTTGACTGATCTCAACAAGTTCAATATCTCTTACAACCCTTATATCTATGGCGTCATACCCCCAATCGGACAACTAGCCACGTTCGAAAAATCATCTTTTCTTGGAGACCCATTGCTAAATCTTCCATCTTTCATTGATAACTCCACAGAAAATCAGCCCGATAAGCACGAAAACCcgaaaaagacaacaaatttaGGCACATTCTTGGTTTTTGCAGCTCTAGTATTGGCTTTTATAGTGTGTGGAGTTATCTTCTTTGTAGTATGCTTGGTTGTGAAGGAGACGTCGGAGAAGTCTCCGGCGGACTATTTGTTAGAAGATACAAAGATTCGGCATGATTCGAGCTCCCCCGACGGTTCATCATCGCCGTGGTTCCCAAGCGCCGTTAAGGTTATCCGTCTAGACAAGAAATTTTTCACGCATTCGGACATCGTGAACGCGACAGGGAATTTCTCGGCCGACAGGATTGTCGGGCGGGGAGGATTCGGGACTGTGTACCGTGGGGTGTTGCCGGACGGGAGAGAAGTGGCGGTGAAGAAGCTGCAGAGGGAAGGGATTGAAGGGGAAAGAGAGTTCATGGCTGAAATGGAAGTTTTAAGTGGGAACGGTTTCGGGTGGCCGCATCCAAACCTCGTAACACTCTACGGATGGTGCCTCGACGGCTCCGAAAAGCTGCTGGTCTATGAATTCATGGGAGGTGGAAGCTTGGAGGATATGATCACAGACAGGGTGAAGTTTTCATGGAAGAAACGAATCAAAGCCGCCATTGATGTCGCAAAAGCTTTAGTCTTTTTGCACCACGAGTGTCACCCCTGCATCGTCCACCGCGACGTCAAGGCCAGCAATGTTCTCCTAGACAG GGACGGCGGGGCACGCGTGACGGATTTCGGGCTGGCAAGATTCATGGATTCGTCGAAAACCCACGTCAGCACGATGATGGCGGGGACGGTCGGGTACGTGGCGCCGGAGTACGGGCAGACGTGGCAGGCGACAACAAGGGGAGACGTGTACAGCTACGGGGTGCTAGCGATGGAGCTAGCGACGGGGAGGCGGGCGGTGGACGGAGGGGAAGAGTGTTTGCTAGAATGGGCGCGGCGCGTGATGGGAGACGGGCGGCAAGGGTTTAGCAGTAGGGGCGTGATTCCGGTGGCGCTTTTGGTGTCGGGACTGGCGGACGGGGCGGAGGAGATGTGTGAGTTGCTGAGAATTGGGATAAGGTGCACGGCGGAGACGCCGTGTTTAAGGCCTAACATGAAGGAGGTTCTTAATATGCTGCTCAGGATTAAATTTGCAGATCATCATCATGGATCTTAG
- the LOC116023017 gene encoding probable LRR receptor-like serine/threonine-protein kinase At1g74360 isoform X2 — protein MKKKEWLFEIMSEDQESCNLFRVGLISFLLLITGSLVGGDSLGTDKQVLLSLKTFLEGQNRVNRGSKYTLWNSTDESPCKWPGISCDGVGNRVTGVNLSGDNLAGKIFDNFSALTGLTYLDLSKNTLENAVPADLGTCRSLRFLNLSHNIIDGELNLTGLYSLEILDLSMNRLGGEIWPVFPGICNNLVVMNISNNGFSGEIGNAFARCSNLEYLDLSTNNLSGGLPFGIDKLRGFSVGQNNISGELPSWIFRQNCSLQALDLSENKFSGELPKEISYCKDLSMLNLWGNSFSGLIPEEIGFIQGLETLYLGNNKFSSSIPDTLSGLKNLLYLDLSKNGFGGEIQEIFGRFTQVKFLLLNGNAYTGGIISSGIPNLANLSRLDLSENSFSGPLPAEISQMTNLKFLILAFNHFTGTIPSEYGSFPVIQALDLSFNSLSGSIPQSLGRLASLLWLTLASNSLTGEIPGELGNCSSLLWLNLENNRLSGSIPAELANIGSNPMPTFLLNRDEDKIIPSSSGECQIMKRWIPADYPPFSFVYPLLTGKKCRSLWDKLLKGYGLFQFCGAGINVRTFQISGYVQLCNNKLSGLVPPEIGKMQSFSMLHIGYNNFHGKFPSEIGKMPLVVLNVTQNKFSGQIPPQIGNMKCLLNLDLSHNNFSGQFPTSLNNLTDLNKFNISYNPYIYGVIPPIGQLATFEKSSFLGDPLLNLPSFIDNSTENQPDKHENPKKTTNLGTFLVFAALVLAFIVCGVIFFVVCLVVKETSEKSPADYLLEDTKIRHDSSSPDGSSSPWFPSAVKVIRLDKKFFTHSDIVNATGNFSADRIVGRGGFGTVYRGVLPDGREVAVKKLQREGIEGEREFMAEMEVLSGNGFGWPHPNLVTLYGWCLDGSEKLLVYEFMGGGSLEDMITDRVKFSWKKRIKAAIDVAKALVFLHHECHPCIVHRDVKASNVLLDRSQSD, from the exons atgaagaagaaagaGTGGCTGTTCGAGATCATGTCGGAAGATCAAGAAAGTTGTAATCTTTTTCGTGTCGGGTTAATCAGTTTCTTGCTGTTAATTACAG GGAGTCTTGTCGGCGGAGATTCACTGGGGACTGATAAGCAAGTGCTGCTCAGCTTGAAGACATTTCTTGAGGGTCAGAATCGTGTAAACAGAGGATCAAAGTATACGCTATGGAATTCCACGGATGAATCGCCGTGTAAATGGCCGGGAATTTCCTGTGACGGCGTGGGGAATCGAGTCACCGGCGTTAATCTCTCCGGGGATAACCTGGCCGGGAAAATTTTCGACAACTTCTCGGCGTTAACCGGCCTGACATACCTCGACCTGTCGAAGAACACACTCGAAAACGCCGTTCCGGCGGATTTGGGCACGTGTCGGAGCCTCAGATTCTTAAACTTGTCGCACAACATCATTGATGGAGAGCTCAATCTGACAGGGCTGTATAGCTTGGAGATTCTTGATTTGTCGATGAACAGACTTGGAGGTGAAATCTGGCCGGTTTTCCCCGGAATTTGCAACAATTTGGTGGTTATGAACATTTCCAACAATGGATTCTCCGGCGAGATTGGAAACGCCTTTGCCAGGTGTAGCAATTTGGAGTATCTTGATCTCAGCACCAACAATCTCTCCGGCGGATTGCCGTTCGGGATTGATAAGCTGAGAGGGTTTTCTGTGGGGCAGAACAACATTTCCGGGGAGCTGCCTTCTTGGATTTTCAGGCAAAATTGCAGCTTGCAGGCCCTGGATTTGTCGGAAAACAAATTCTCAGGCGAGTTGCCGAAGGAGATTTCTTATTGCAAGGATTTAAGTATGCTGAACTTGTGGGGAAACAGCTTCTCAGGGCTTATTCCTGAGGAAATTGGATTCATCCAGGGCCTGGAAACATTGTACCTGGGAAACAACAAGTTTTCAAGTTCGATTCCAGATACTCTGTCCGGCCTGAAAAACTTACTCTATCTAGACCTCAGCAAGAACGGGTTTGGAGGCGAAATTCAAGAAATTTTCGGGCGATTCACACAGGTAAAATTCCTACTCCTAAATGGGAATGCTTATACTGGAGGGATCATCTCTTCAGGAATTCCCAACCTGGCTAACCTGTCTCGGTTGGATCTTAGCGAAAACAGCTTCTCGGGTCCATTGCCAGCCGAGATTTCTCAAATGACTAACTTGAAGTTCTTAATTCTTGCCTTCAACCACTTCACTGGAACCATACCTTCAGAATATGGGAGTTTTCCTGTAATCCAAGCCCTCGATCTGTCCTTCAACAGCCTTTCGGGGTCTATCCCGCAAAGCCTGGGGAGATTAGCCTCACTTTTGTGGTTAACCCTAGCAAGCAATTCACTGACAGGTGAAATCCCAGGGGAATTAGGGAATTGCAGCAGCCTGCTATGGCTAAATCTCGAAAACAATCGCCTTTCTGGTTCCATTCCAGCCGAGTTAGCAAACATTGGCTCGAATCCAATGCCAACGTTCTTGCTTAACCGGGACGAAGATAAGATCATCCCCAGTTCATCTGGAGAGTGTCAAATCATGAAAAGATGGATTCCAGCTGATTATCCCCCATTCAGCTTTGTATATCCTCTGCTGACAGGGAAAAAATGCAGAAGCCTCTGGGACAAACTCCTAAAAGGCTATGGCCTGTTTCAATTTTGTGGGGCAGGGATTAACGTTCGGACTTTCCAGATTTCAGGATATGTACAACTTTGTAACAACAAATTATCCGGTTTGGTCCCTCCAGAAATCGGTAAAATGCAGAGTTTTAGCATGCTGCATATAGGGTATAACAATTTCCATGGAAAATTCCCTTCCGAAATTGGCAAAATGCCTCTAGTAGTACTCAACGTGACACAGAACAAATTCTCCGGCCAAATTCCGCCGCAGATTGGGAACATGAAGTGCCTGCTGAATCTTGATTTATCCCACAACAATTTCTCCGGCCAATTTCCGACCAGCCTCAACAACTTGACTGATCTCAACAAGTTCAATATCTCTTACAACCCTTATATCTATGGCGTCATACCCCCAATCGGACAACTAGCCACGTTCGAAAAATCATCTTTTCTTGGAGACCCATTGCTAAATCTTCCATCTTTCATTGATAACTCCACAGAAAATCAGCCCGATAAGCACGAAAACCcgaaaaagacaacaaatttaGGCACATTCTTGGTTTTTGCAGCTCTAGTATTGGCTTTTATAGTGTGTGGAGTTATCTTCTTTGTAGTATGCTTGGTTGTGAAGGAGACGTCGGAGAAGTCTCCGGCGGACTATTTGTTAGAAGATACAAAGATTCGGCATGATTCGAGCTCCCCCGACGGTTCATCATCGCCGTGGTTCCCAAGCGCCGTTAAGGTTATCCGTCTAGACAAGAAATTTTTCACGCATTCGGACATCGTGAACGCGACAGGGAATTTCTCGGCCGACAGGATTGTCGGGCGGGGAGGATTCGGGACTGTGTACCGTGGGGTGTTGCCGGACGGGAGAGAAGTGGCGGTGAAGAAGCTGCAGAGGGAAGGGATTGAAGGGGAAAGAGAGTTCATGGCTGAAATGGAAGTTTTAAGTGGGAACGGTTTCGGGTGGCCGCATCCAAACCTCGTAACACTCTACGGATGGTGCCTCGACGGCTCCGAAAAGCTGCTGGTCTATGAATTCATGGGAGGTGGAAGCTTGGAGGATATGATCACAGACAGGGTGAAGTTTTCATGGAAGAAACGAATCAAAGCCGCCATTGATGTCGCAAAAGCTTTAGTCTTTTTGCACCACGAGTGTCACCCCTGCATCGTCCACCGCGACGTCAAGGCCAGCAATGTTCTCCTAGACAG atCCCAAAGCGACTAG
- the LOC116023131 gene encoding dCTP pyrophosphatase 1-like, which produces MDNSHECCRHVKDVSLKDLRDRLAEFAKVRGWEQYHSPRNLLLALVGEVGELSEIFQWKGEVARGLPNWSPDDKEHLEEELSDVLLYLVQLADVCELDLGKAALTKIVKNAKKYPVLN; this is translated from the exons ATGGACAATTCCCATGAGTGTTGCAGGCATGTTAAGGATGTCTCACTCAAGGACCTTAGAGACAGGCTTGCAGAGTTTGCAAAGGTTAGAGGGTGGGAGCAGTATCACAGCCCAAGAAATCTTCTTCTAGCTTTG GTTGGAGAAGTGGGAGAACTGTCTGAGATATTCCAGTGGAAAGGAGAGGTGGCAAGGGGACTACCAAACTGGAGCCCAGATGACAAGGAACATCTTGAGGAAGAACTGTCTGATGTTCTGCTATACCTAGTACAGCTAGCAGATGTTTGTGAGCTTGATCTAGGCAAAGCAGCCCTCACTAAGATAGTCAAGAATGCTAAGAAATACCCTGTTCTTAATTAA